The genomic interval GCCGGAGAACCAGGCCCCGTTGAGGGCGAAGGCGGCGGGCTGGAGGACCGGGTTGCGGTGGAGCAGTTCGCGACCGGTGGGCTTGTGGTGCAGGGAGTGGATCCGGCCGCCGAGTCCGGGCAGCACGGTGACGCGCAGCCGGGCGTTCTCGATGACGACGGCGTCGATGCCGGTGGGGGTGCGCTCACGTCCGTAACCGTCGAGCAGCCGGGTGGGCAGGACGGTGCGCAGCGGCCGGTGGCCCAGTTGCCGGGCCATGTCGCGGGGCAGGCCGGCCCGTTCCCGGGGGTCGAGCACGGGCGGCGGGGCGGGCGTCCGCAGCGGCGGGAGCGGGTTCTCCGGCCCGAGCGGCGCTGCGGGCAGGTTCAGTACGGCACGTCGTACGGTCGTGGCCAAGGCACCCTCGTTCCCTCGCTGCGGGCCGCCGCAGGTCCGGGCGCCCCCCGGTGACCATGGAACACGCAGGTGGCCGCGTGGGCCAGAGGCCCGTCGGCCGGATTTCCGCGCGCTCGGGGTCCGCCCGGGCCCCGCACGGCGCGTCAGCCGTCCGTGGCGGTGTCCGTGAACGCGTCGACGACGAGGTCGGCGAGCAGCGCGCCCGCCGTGCCGTCCGGGTCGAGATCGGGGTCGTAGATGGTGACGTTCAGCCCGACGCAGCGCGGGGAGGAGACGAGCGTGCGCAGCAGCGGGGCGAGTTCGTGCGGGAGGAGGCCGCCGTCGTCGGGGCTGTCGACGGCGGGCATGACGGCCGGGTCGAGGACGTCGGCGTCCAGGTGGACCCAGTAGCCGTCGAGTGCGGGGGTCTCCAGGCTCTCCACGGTGGCCCGCGCGAGGACGTCCGCGCCCCACTCGCGGATCTGCCCGACGGTCGCGTGGGGGATCTTCAGCGCGGCCAGTTCGGCCTGGTCCTCGTCCTCGTCCCGCATCCCGAAGAGGCGGACGTCCTCGTCCCTGAGGTAGGGGCCGAGCCCTTCGAGGTCGCTGAGGTCCGCCTGGCCCCGGCCGGTGGCGATGGCCAGTTCCTCGCCGCCGGCCGCGCCGATCCGGTCGCTGTTGCCGGAGTGGCGGAAGTCCGCGGATCCGTCGACGGCGGCGAGTCCGTACCGGCCGAGGCGGCGCAGGGCGAGGGCGGCGCCGAGTTGGATGGAGCAGTCCCCGCCGAGGACCAGGGCGAACTCCCCGGCCCGTACGTGGCCTTCGATGCGGTCGGCGAGGGTGCGGGTGTACCGGGCGATGGCGGCGGCGTTGAACACCCCGTCGCCCTCCTGCCAGTCGCCCAGGTCGTAGCGCGGCGGGACGACGACACCGCCCTCCAGAGCCCCGAGGC from Streptomyces sp. CA-278952 carries:
- a CDS encoding arginase family protein — translated: MRTIVVLDAPSNLGLRPPAPGTVPGCYKLAGALREQRIVRRLGALEGGVVVPPRYDLGDWQEGDGVFNAAAIARYTRTLADRIEGHVRAGEFALVLGGDCSIQLGAALALRRLGRYGLAAVDGSADFRHSGNSDRIGAAGGEELAIATGRGQADLSDLEGLGPYLRDEDVRLFGMRDEDEDQAELAALKIPHATVGQIREWGADVLARATVESLETPALDGYWVHLDADVLDPAVMPAVDSPDDGGLLPHELAPLLRTLVSSPRCVGLNVTIYDPDLDPDGTAGALLADLVVDAFTDTATDG